A window of Pusillimonas sp. DMV24BSW_D genomic DNA:
TCGTTTGCATCGTGCTATGGCGCAATTCATGCTCGATCTGCAAACAGAAACCCATGGTTACACTGAGTGCTACACGCCTTATATTGTGAACAGTTCAACCTTGTATGGAACGGGCCAGTTGCCCAAGTTCAAGGACGACATGTTTTGGGTGACGAAAGGCGGGCATGATCATTCAGTGGATGAGCATGGGAATCCGATTGAGCATGAAGACCTTTATTTGATTTCCACTTCGGAAATTACGTTGGCGGGGTCGATGCGTGACACGATCACGCCTGTTGCCGATCTGCCTATCAAGCTTACCGCTCACACACCCTGCTTTCGTTCCGAGGCAGGTAGCGGCGGGCGAGATGTTCGTGGCGTGATCCGTCAGCATCAATTCGACAAGGTTGAGCTAGTCCAAATTACGCATCCCGATGAGTCATACGCCGCCCTGGATGAAATGGTGCAGCATGCCGAGTCGGTTTTGCAGAAGTTGAAAGTGCCGTATCGCGTCATGCTGTTATGTGGCGGTGATATGGGTTTTGGGGCAGCCAAAACGTACGACATTGAAGTGTGGCTGCCGGCGCAAAATACCTGGCGCGAAATTTCTTCGGTATCGAACTGTGAAGCCTTCCAGGCGCGCCGTTTGCAGGCGCGTTACCGCCCTGAAAAAGGTAAACCTGAATATCTGCACACGTTGAATGGCTCAGGTCTGGCTGTAGGGCGGGCACTGGTTGCTGTGGTGGAAAATTACCAGCAGGAAGACGGTTCCGTTATCGTGCCAGACGCGTTGCGGCCTTATATGGGCGGCTTGGAACGTTTGTAGAAAAACAGGTTGTGGTTCGGGCGACGCAGACGCGAGTGGGCGAACTTGCGTGGCTTGTTGACCAAGTGCCCGCTTAACGAGGCCGGCCTGACTTTGCCTGGTATGGGCGACGTTGAAGCGGGGTGGTGATGCTTGTGATGTCGGGCGGCGCCTACGGATTCTCGTACGGATTGATGTGAATTAGCTTCGTTGCTTTTTTGTTCGGAATCCGTCTGAGGGGTGGCATCGGGCGATAAGTACGATAGCGCTGTAAAAAGCA
This region includes:
- the serS gene encoding serine--tRNA ligase, whose amino-acid sequence is MLDPQLLRKDLSSVVSALARRGVTFDTARFEALEARRKAVQVETENLQARRNAVSKLIGQLKSRGEDASKEMEESQALPGKLKELEHALSDIQAELSDWLMTIPNIPHPSVPEGASSDDNVEVRRWIPGESDANGNPAPLAFEPLDHVTLAERFGLDFESARKLAGSRFMMLRGHAARLHRAMAQFMLDLQTETHGYTECYTPYIVNSSTLYGTGQLPKFKDDMFWVTKGGHDHSVDEHGNPIEHEDLYLISTSEITLAGSMRDTITPVADLPIKLTAHTPCFRSEAGSGGRDVRGVIRQHQFDKVELVQITHPDESYAALDEMVQHAESVLQKLKVPYRVMLLCGGDMGFGAAKTYDIEVWLPAQNTWREISSVSNCEAFQARRLQARYRPEKGKPEYLHTLNGSGLAVGRALVAVVENYQQEDGSVIVPDALRPYMGGLERL